In a genomic window of Aquarana catesbeiana isolate 2022-GZ unplaced genomic scaffold, ASM4218655v1 unanchor237, whole genome shotgun sequence:
- the LOC141122059 gene encoding uncharacterized protein, protein MKKSTRRRSHNMTRRSSRIQNPITIPPPPSLIPTRHNMEKILEVTKKMMELLTGEVPIRCQDVTVYFSMEEWEYLEGHKDLYKDVMMDNQPPLTSPGKRRLYCGREMRKTSEDCLTLSPDCKVEDEDITQYSPGENPDISNVHPAPHSVDGPSYSSYPEEPQTVRDGAVLPTDKSFSCPECGKCFHSKYKLNRHNRSHTAEKPHSCPKCGKCFRFKSQLNVHKRSHKGEKPYSCPECGKCFLFKSKLNDHKISHHTGEKPYSCSECGKSYSRTSHLYTHQKVHTGEKSYSCPECGKCFVLKSQLLIHQRSHTGEKPYSCSECRKCFSQSSHLSTHQRSHAGEKPYSCSECGKCFSIQSNLEKHKRLHTEEKPYFCSECGKCYILKFNLYKHLRSHTGEKPYSCPDCGKCFSTKSALSMHQNSHTGEKPYSCPECGKCFSEQSNLYRHKRSHTGEKPYSCPVCRKCFSMKPNLSRHQRSHTGEKPYSCPECGKCFTQKSSLYKHQRLHMGEKPLSCPE, encoded by the exons ATGAAGAAATCTACAAGAAGGAGATCTCATAATATGACCAGAAGATCCTCGAGAATCCAGAATCCCATCACCATCCCCCCACCTCCATCCCTGATCCCTAcaagacacaacatggagaagattctagaagtcaccaagaagatgatggagctgctgacaggagag gttcctataaggtgtcaggatgtcactgtctatttctccatggaggagtgggagtatttagaaggacacaaggatctctacaaggacgtcatgatggacaatcagccgcccctcacatcaccgggtaagaggagactttattgt ggacgggagatgaggaaaacctcagaggattgtctcactttgtctccagactgtaaagtagaagatgaggacatcacacagtatagtccaggagaaaacccggatatctcaaatgtccatccggcaccacacagtgtagatggaccatcgtattcctcttatcctgaggaacctcagactgtgagggacggtgccgtccttccaacagataagagcttttcctgtcctgagtgcgggaagtgtttccattctaaatacAAACTTAATAGGCATAACAGATCTCACACAgcagagaagccacattcctgtcctaagtgcgggaagtgtttccgttttaaatcccaacttaatgtgcataaaaggtctcacaagggggagaagccgtattcctgtcctgagtgcgggaagtgttttctttttaaatcaaaacTTAACGACCATAAAATATCTCATCATACAGGAGAAAAAccgtattcttgttctgagtgTGGAAAATCTTATTCACGAACCTcgcatctttacacacatcaaaaagtgcacacgggtgagaagtcgtattcctgtcctgagtgcgggaaatgttttgtactaaAATCACAACTTTTaatacatcagaggtctcacacgggggaaaagccgtattcctgttctgagtgcaggaaatgtttttcacaatcCTCGCATTtatccacacatcagagatctcacgcgggggaaaagccgtattcctgttctgagtgtggtaAATGTTTTTCAATTCAGTCCAATCTTGAAAAACACAAGAGGTTGCACACCGAGGAGAAGCCATATTTctgctctgagtgtgggaaatgttataTACTGAAGTTCAATCTTTACAAACAtctaagatctcacacaggggagaagccatattcctgtcctgattgtgggaaatgtttttccacTAAATCCGCTCTTTCTATGCATCAGAattctcacacaggggaaaagccatattcctgtcctgagtgtgggaaatgtttttcagagcagtccaatctttacagacataagaggtctcacacgggggagaaaccatattcctgtcctgtttgcaggaaatgtttttcaatgaagcccaatctttccagacatcagagatctcacacgggggagaagccgtattcctgtcctgagtgtggaaaatgttttacacagaagtccagtctttacaaacatcagagactgcacatgggggagaagccactttcctgtcctgagtga